AAGTTTGATATCAAGATTTTAAAATTTATTTTTCCTTATTTTAAAAAGCATCTTCCTTTATTTTTTCTTGTTAATATTTTGTTGCTTTTAGGCACCGGCATAATGGTTATTTCGCCAATTCTTTTAAAAAGAATCATTGATGTTAATATTCCTAATAAGGATTTTCGTGGTCTTCTCTTTACCGTTTTGATTTATGGAGTATTAGCAGCAGTATCTTATTTTATCAACTTTACTCAAAGAGTCCAAATTACTAAACTCGGTGAAAAAATTGCTTCTCAAATCAAAAGGGATATATTTTCCCATCTACTTTTCTCACCAATAACTTTTTTTGATAAAACACCCGTTGGAAAAATTATCACCAGAAATGAATCCGATGTAGAATCCTTAAAAATGCTTTTCACTTCTACGGCAGTTACCCTTTTTCAGGATTTGGTATTTTTAATTGGTATTTCAGTCGTGATGATCATTGTTAGCCCTCTCTTGTATTTGATTTTATTTATTCTCTTTCCCCTATTTTTTATTGCTTTTTATCTTTTTTCTCAAAAAATTAGACCAATTTATTTGGCAATCAGAAGAAAAGTCAGCGAGATAAATAATTTAATATCCGAAACCATGCAAGGACTTTTTATTATTCAGGTATTTCGAAGAGAAGATTATTTTAAAAACAAAATGGATAGTTTTGGAAAAGAAAAGTTTGATTTGGAAGTTAAAGGAATGGGTTATTGGTATCGGCTTTGGTTTTTTGTTGATTTTGGTGAAGTTTTGGCAATCACTTTGGTATTATTTTTTGGTTCGCTTCTTGCGTTAAAAGGGAAAACAACGATTGGAACATTGGTTTTATTTTTTTCTTATATTATCCGCCTTTTCCAACCGTTAAGAGGGTTATCAGATTTATTAAATGTTTTTCAAAGAGCAATTGCTGCCGGCGAAAGAATTTTTACCTTAAAGAAAATGGAAAGAGAAGAAGAGGTTTATCTAAAAGAAATGCCTAAAAAATTAGAAAAATCTATTCGATTTGTAAATGTGAATTTTTCTTATGTAGCTGATGTACCGGTGTTACATAATATCAATTTTGAAATAAAAAAAGGCGAAAAAGTTGCTTTAGTGGGCGAGACCGGTAGCGGTAAGACAACAATTATTTCTTTACTTTTAGGTTTTTATCAACCGACTAACGGCGAGATTTTTATTGACGACCTTCCCTATTCCCAAATTCCCAAATCTTGGATTAGAAAATTGATCAGTTATGTGCCCCAAGAGATTATTCTTTTCCCTGGTTCAGTACTAGATAATTTAAGACTTTTTAACGAAGAGATAGACGAAGAGAAAGTTATTGAAGCAACCAAAAGGGTAAAGATCTACGAAAGGATAAAGGAGTTTCCGGAAGGGTTTAACACCAATATCTTAGAAAGGGGAATAAATCTATCGTTAGGAGAAAGGCAGTTATTATCTTTTGCTCGGGCAATGGTCTTTGAACCGGAAATAATCATTTTAGACGAAGCAACCTCTTCGGTTGACCCTTATACGGAACTTTTAATCCAAGAAGGACTTTTTGAACTATGGAAAGGGAAAACCGCAATCGTTATTGCCCATCGTTTGTCAACCGTAAAAAAAGTTGAGCGAATTATTGTCATCCATAAGGGAAGAATTGTAGAAGAAGGAAATCATGAAGAATTATTAAAAAAAGAAGGTTATTATTATAAACTTTACCAACTCCAATATGTTTGATAAATTATTAAAACCAGTACTGCCTAAAAAAGTAAAAGAATTCTGGGAAAAAAATTTCTTATTTTTTATCTTTCTTCTGATTGTCACCCTTTTGGCAACTAGTGCTTCTTTAAGTTTTCCCATTCTTTTACGTTACATTATTGATGGTATCCAAAAGAGATTAGAAAGCAAACTAATTTTAAGATATTTAATCTTACTTTTTAGTTTTGGTCTCTTACGTTCCTTTCTCACTTCCATTTTACCTTTTTTAAGAGGAAGGATAAACGAAAAATTTGGTTACCAAATGAGAAATTGGCTATATGGTAGTTTATTAAAAAAGGGCCAATCCTTTTTAAATAAATTTCCTTCTGGTGATGTAATTGAAAGACTATCAGAAGATTTAAATGATTATCAATGGTTTAGTTGTTCGGGAATCTTTCGACCTTTTGAGGGCATTTTCACAATCACCATTGCCTTAATCATTTTATTAAAAATGAATGCTTTATTAACAGTAATCGCCTTGATTCCCATTCTTCTTGCTTTTTTTGTTTGGTATAAACTTGGTCCCACTTTTACCAAAACATATTTTGCTTGGCGGGAAAAGATTTCTTTAACCTACAATTTCTTCCAATCGACATTTTTTGGAATAAAAATTGTGAAAAGTTATCTAATGGCTGAAAGACTAATTAAAAAATTAAACGAACTTTTAAAAGAAAGAATTGCCCAAGCAGTTAAAGTTGCCAAGTTAGAAGCTCAGTTGGGAATTTTCTATACTGCTATTGCCGAAAGTTCAATTTTAATTATCTTCCTCCTTGGTGGTTATTTGGTGATAAAAGAAAAAATAACGATTGGTCAATTTGTTGCTTTTAATTCTTATATTCTAATGCTTTTAACTCCAATGTTTGATATCTCCAACTTTTTCATTGCTGGTCGTAGAGCAGTGGCCTGTGAAGAGAGAATTTTAAATTTAGAAAGGTTTCCACCGGATATTGAAGATAAAAAGGAAGCAAAAGAAATAAAAGATTTCTCAGAAATTATTTTAGAAAATATTAATTTTTCTTACAATAATGAGCCGATTTTAGATAATATTAATCTAGTTATTAAAAAAGGCGAAAAAATCGGCATCGCCGGCACAGTAGGCAGTGGTAAAACTACCTTTATCAAAATTTTGTTAAAACTTTTAAAACCAAATAAAGGAAAAATCTGGGTAAAAGAAAATAATAATATTTATGATTACGAAGATTTAAAAAGTGGTAGTTTGAGAAAACTTTTTTCATATGTGCCGCAGGATTCTTTTATCTTCTCCGACACAATTTATAACAATCTTTCTTTGGGTAAAGACCTAAAACCAGAGGAATTAGATTACTTTATAAAATTAGTAAATTTTGAAGAAGAATTAAAAGAAATGAGAGATGGAATAAAAGAACTGGTTGGTGAAAGAGGTACAGGTTTATCCGGTGGTCAGAAGCAGAAACTCTCTTTGCTCCGAGCATTGTTGGAAAAGAGACCAATTTTAATTTTAGACGATGCTACTTCTAACTTAGATAGTGAAACTGAATTAAAAATTATTAACAGAATTATTAACGAATTTAAAGATTTAACGATTATTATCGTTTCCCATCGTTTATCTACTTTTGCCAATTGTGAAAAGATCTATGTTTTTGATAATGGAAAGATTGTTGAGGAAGGCAAACATGAAGAACTTCTATTGAAAGAAGGGGTATATTATCAACTTTATAAAAAACAGCTATTAAAAGAAGAAATCGCTAAGATTTGATTTTTATTGATTTTTTAAAAAACTTTATTATTCTTATAATTTATGAAAAAATTATCAGTTAATTTAGACCATATTGCCACTTTAAGAGAAGCAAGAAAAGAAAATTTTCCGGATCCTGTTCAGGCAGCCATTCTTTGTGAGATTGGTGGTGCTGATGGAATTACCGTCCATTTAAGACAAGACCGAAGACACATCAAAGAGCGTGATTTAGAACTGTTAAGAAAAACTATCAAAACCGAACTCAATTTGGAAATGGCACCAACTGAAGAGATGGTAAATATTGCTTTAACTTATAAACCCGATTGGGTAACTTTGGTACCGGAATCACCAGAAGAAGTAACTACCCGAGGTGGTTTAGATTTATTAAAAACCTATCTGGTAGTAAAAGAAATAACAAATAAACTAAGAGATGCGGGAATTAAAGTAAGTATCTTCATTGAGGCCGACAAGCGCCAGATTGAAAAAGCAAAAGAGTTAAACGCCTGTGCCATTGAAATAAATACTGATTTATATACCAAAGATATCAAAAACCGCGAGAAATATTTAAAAGAGATAAAAGAAGCTAGTGAATATGCATTTTCCCTATCTCTTAATGTTCACGCTGGTCACGGATTAAATTATCATAATATTATACCTCTTTTAAAAATAAAAGAGATTGAAGAATTTGCGATTGGTTTTGCGATTATTGCCCGAGCAGTATATGTGGGGTTAAAAGAGGCCGTTTATGAAATGAAAAGATTAATAATCGAAGGAGAAAAATGAAAAATATAAGATGGAAAATAATTTTTATTGCTATTTTGTTTATTTTAGCATTATATTCCCTTTATCCTACTTATCGGTTTTATTTTGTTATTCCCAAAGAATTAGAAAAATTAAATAACCAGTTAAAAACTGCCAAAACCTATGCGGAATCTACCAGTATCCAAAACCAGTTAATTGAACTTAAAAAAGAACAGATAAGAATTCATAAAAAGTCAATCCATTTAGGATTAGATTTGGTTGGTGGCATGCATCTTCTTTTGGAAGTTGATAAAAGCAAACTTTCACCGGCCGAAGCAAATGAAGCCGTTGATCGGGCATTAGAAGTGATTAGAAATAGAATTGACCAGTTTGGTGTTTTTGAGCCAATTATTCAAAAAACCAGTGAAGGAAGAATACTCATCCAATTACCCGGAGTCGACCGGGAAAGGGCAAAATCTTTAATTGGTCAAACTGCTCAATTAGAGTTTAGTTTGGTTGCTGAACCTAATGTTGCCTTCGACATATTTAAAAAAATTGATGAGCATTACAAAAATTTGAATCCCGCTGATACTTTAATAAAATTTTCTGATAAGATTTTTGAAATTGAACCAAGTGATTTTGGTTGTGCAGAAGAAGACTTACCTTGGGTAGAAAATGTTATTAATTCTTTAGATACTACTATCCTTGGTGAATGGCAAATTCTTTTTGGACCATTGGAGCCTTATCAGGGAAAAATGATTAGAAGGGTATATGTAATAAAAAAGGAACCAGAATTAACCGGTGCAGCAGTCGCCAGCGCAGAAATTCATCCTTATAGTGGTCCAGAAGCCGGTTTAGCCAATACCTGGGTGGTAGGCTTAAAACTAAAAAAACAAGATGCCAAAAAATTTGCTTCCATTACTGGTAGAAATATTGGCAGAAGATTAGCAATTATTCTTGA
The sequence above is a segment of the candidate division WOR-3 bacterium genome. Coding sequences within it:
- the secD gene encoding protein translocase subunit SecD yields the protein MKNIRWKIIFIAILFILALYSLYPTYRFYFVIPKELEKLNNQLKTAKTYAESTSIQNQLIELKKEQIRIHKKSIHLGLDLVGGMHLLLEVDKSKLSPAEANEAVDRALEVIRNRIDQFGVFEPIIQKTSEGRILIQLPGVDRERAKSLIGQTAQLEFSLVAEPNVAFDIFKKIDEHYKNLNPADTLIKFSDKIFEIEPSDFGCAEEDLPWVENVINSLDTTILGEWQILFGPLEPYQGKMIRRVYVIKKEPELTGAAVASAEIHPYSGPEAGLANTWVVGLKLKKQDAKKFASITGRNIGRRLAIILDKTVRSAPVIKERIPSGEAMITTGEINPDKAKEIAIVIKSGALPAPVIISEERSVGPTLGQDAINKGIKVIIFSAIIVFLFMIIYYNLSGLIADIALFLNIFFLLALLASLRATLTLPGIAGIALTIGMSVDANILIFERIREELRSGKTPLTAVDTGFKRATITIIDANITTIITGIVLYWLGTGPIRGFATTLIIGLLVNLFTAIFVARIFFELILNQFQFKRLPI
- a CDS encoding ABC transporter ATP-binding protein encodes the protein MFDKLLKPVLPKKVKEFWEKNFLFFIFLLIVTLLATSASLSFPILLRYIIDGIQKRLESKLILRYLILLFSFGLLRSFLTSILPFLRGRINEKFGYQMRNWLYGSLLKKGQSFLNKFPSGDVIERLSEDLNDYQWFSCSGIFRPFEGIFTITIALIILLKMNALLTVIALIPILLAFFVWYKLGPTFTKTYFAWREKISLTYNFFQSTFFGIKIVKSYLMAERLIKKLNELLKERIAQAVKVAKLEAQLGIFYTAIAESSILIIFLLGGYLVIKEKITIGQFVAFNSYILMLLTPMFDISNFFIAGRRAVACEERILNLERFPPDIEDKKEAKEIKDFSEIILENINFSYNNEPILDNINLVIKKGEKIGIAGTVGSGKTTFIKILLKLLKPNKGKIWVKENNNIYDYEDLKSGSLRKLFSYVPQDSFIFSDTIYNNLSLGKDLKPEELDYFIKLVNFEEELKEMRDGIKELVGERGTGLSGGQKQKLSLLRALLEKRPILILDDATSNLDSETELKIINRIINEFKDLTIIIVSHRLSTFANCEKIYVFDNGKIVEEGKHEELLLKEGVYYQLYKKQLLKEEIAKI
- a CDS encoding pyridoxine 5'-phosphate synthase codes for the protein MKKLSVNLDHIATLREARKENFPDPVQAAILCEIGGADGITVHLRQDRRHIKERDLELLRKTIKTELNLEMAPTEEMVNIALTYKPDWVTLVPESPEEVTTRGGLDLLKTYLVVKEITNKLRDAGIKVSIFIEADKRQIEKAKELNACAIEINTDLYTKDIKNREKYLKEIKEASEYAFSLSLNVHAGHGLNYHNIIPLLKIKEIEEFAIGFAIIARAVYVGLKEAVYEMKRLIIEGEK
- a CDS encoding ABC transporter ATP-binding protein, translated to MHFHLPVGEEEIEKSKFDIKILKFIFPYFKKHLPLFFLVNILLLLGTGIMVISPILLKRIIDVNIPNKDFRGLLFTVLIYGVLAAVSYFINFTQRVQITKLGEKIASQIKRDIFSHLLFSPITFFDKTPVGKIITRNESDVESLKMLFTSTAVTLFQDLVFLIGISVVMIIVSPLLYLILFILFPLFFIAFYLFSQKIRPIYLAIRRKVSEINNLISETMQGLFIIQVFRREDYFKNKMDSFGKEKFDLEVKGMGYWYRLWFFVDFGEVLAITLVLFFGSLLALKGKTTIGTLVLFFSYIIRLFQPLRGLSDLLNVFQRAIAAGERIFTLKKMEREEEVYLKEMPKKLEKSIRFVNVNFSYVADVPVLHNINFEIKKGEKVALVGETGSGKTTIISLLLGFYQPTNGEIFIDDLPYSQIPKSWIRKLISYVPQEIILFPGSVLDNLRLFNEEIDEEKVIEATKRVKIYERIKEFPEGFNTNILERGINLSLGERQLLSFARAMVFEPEIIILDEATSSVDPYTELLIQEGLFELWKGKTAIVIAHRLSTVKKVERIIVIHKGRIVEEGNHEELLKKEGYYYKLYQLQYV